One genomic window of Trachemys scripta elegans isolate TJP31775 chromosome 15, CAS_Tse_1.0, whole genome shotgun sequence includes the following:
- the CASTOR1 gene encoding cytosolic arginine sensor for mTORC1 subunit 1 isoform X2, with amino-acid sequence MLQSESLLGVSPQPLGISELPPSEFMQVVDSTWLVLNVLSNGRSSTSSQAIGVTKIAKSVIAPLAEHNVSVLMLSTYQTDFILVREKDLPVVIHTLAGEFDIYKEVKGESIPVNCDDMSNGFLKPKHAASPTVHPVQSPQNRFCILTVAPDTLPAIATMLIDVLFYSHSPPKEAAPGSQDLDSIRFFAFSLIEGYISIVMDAETQKKFPSDLLLTSSSGELWRMVRIGGQPLGFDECGIVAQIAEPLADADISAYYISTFNFDHALVPEEGIDSIIELLQKRQESSR; translated from the exons ATGCTGCAGTCTGA atcccTGCTTGGAGTCTCACCTCAGCCTCTTGGCATTTCAGAGTTGCCCCCGTCAGAGTTCATGCAGGTGGTGGATTCCACCTGGCTGGTGCTCAACGTCTTGTCCAACGGCAGgtcctccaccagctcccaggCCATAGGAGTGACGAAGATTGCCAAGTCCGTCATTGCGCCACTGGCTGAGCACAACGTCTCTGTGCTGATGCTGTCTACCTACCAAACGGACTTCATCCTG GTGCGGGAGAAGGACCTGCCTGTGGTGATCCACACGCTGGCCGGCGAGTTTGATATCTACAAGGAGGTGAAGGGAGAGTCCATTCCTGTTAACTGTGATGACATGAGCAACGGCTTCTTGAAACCTAAGCATG ctGCAAGCCCTACCGTGCACCCTGTGCAGAGTCCCCAGAACAGGTTCTGCATCCTGACCGTGGCTCCTGACACCCTGCCGGCCATTGCGACCATGCTCATAGATGTCCTGTTCTATTCACACAG CCCTCCAAAGGAAGCTGCCCCAGGCAGTCAGGATCTCGACTCCATCAGGTTCTTCGCTTTCTCATTGATCGAGGGCTATATCTCCATCGTCATGGATGCAGAGACCCAGAAGAA GTTCCCCAGTGACCTGCTGCTGACCAGCTCCTCTGGGGAGCTCTGGCGGATGGTGAGAATTGGCGGGCAGCCACTGGGCTTCG ATGAGTGTGGGATAGTGGCTCAGATCGCTGAGCCTCTGGCCGATGCAGACATATCGGCGTATTACATCAGCACCTTTAACTTCGACCATGCCCTG GTCCCAGAGGAAGGCATTGACAGCATCATCGAGCTGCTCCAGAAGCGCCAGGAAAGCAGTAGATAG